ACGACAAAACGCGGAGCTACGCCTTGCAACGAGCCATAGTCGGCCAGATCCCGGCTGTGCTGGCGCTGATACAGGAGCCCGACGATCAGGAACAACAAGGCCGCAGTCAAGCCGTGCGCAACCATCTGCAAGACCGCTCCGGTCAGCCCTTTGACTTCAAGCGAGGCGATCCCGAGCAAGACCACGCCCATGTGCGAAATCGACGAATAAGCCACCATCGCCTTGAGATCCTGTTGCCGCCAGGCCAGGATGCCGCCGTAAAGCAGGGAGCCGAAAGCCAGGATCACCAAGGCTTGCTGCGCCGCCAGCAAGCCGGCGGGCAGAGTCTGTGCTGCGCGAATCAGACCATAAGCCCCCATTTTGAGCAGGATGCCAGAGAGCAGAATCGACACCGGACTGGGCGCTTCGACGTGGGCCAGCGGCAACCAGCCATGCACCGGAAAAACCGGCATCTTGACCCCGAAGCCGAGGCAGAGCCCGGCAAAGATCAGCAACTGCACGCGTGGTTCCAGCGCCTGTCCGCCGACAGCCATGTCGGCCATGGCAAAGCTGTGACCGGGCGCGGCGTCATAAAGAAAAAGCAGGGCCACCAGCATGAATACCGAACCGCCGAGGGTATAGAGAAAGAAATTCAGCGCAGCCCGTTGCCGGTCGGCGCCCCCCAGACGGTCAATCAGGAAAAACAGGGGAACCAGCGTGGCCTCCCAGAAAACATAGAACAGAGACCAGTCGCGGGCGCTGAAAACGCCAAAAATCGCCGATTCGAGCAATAGCAGCAAGGTGTAATAAAGACGGCCGCCGCGCGCCGTCTGACGGGACACCAGTACCGCCACCAAGGTCAGCAAGGCGGTGAGCAGCAGCAAGGCAACCGCGATACCATCGACCCCGAGGGCAAAATAGGAGCCAAGCCGGGCGTTCCAGGCCTGGCTTTCTTCAAACTGGAATACCGGCCCCGCCGGATCGTAGCGCCAAGCGATGATCACCGTCAGCGCCAGCACCCCGGCAGAGAAAACTCCGGCCAACCGCCAGCGCCCGGCGCTGCCCAGCCCAGGCCAGGCTCCGGTCAACAACGCCCCGACCACCGGCAGAAACAACAACAGCTTCAGCACACGCCCCCCCGGGTCGAGCGCCATCGTTGCAGACGGCCCGCCATTTTCGTCCCCATTATTTTTTCATCCGGCGATTATGCCAGCGGTACCCCGGTTTGACAGCCCATGTCGGCTTGGATAAATTCGCCGCTTCCCCAACCCAGAAATAATTCCACAAGGAGCTCTCTCATGGCCGTTCTCGTTGGCAAGCAAGCCCCGGACTTCACCGCCACCGCCGTCTATGGCGATAACGAAATCAAGGAACTCAAGCTGTCCGACTTCAAGGGCAAGCCGGTCGTCCTGTTTTTCTACCCGCTCGACTTCACCTTCGTCTGCCCGTCCGAACTGATTGCCTTCGATCATCGCCTGGAAGAATTCAAGCAACGCGGCGTCGAAGTCATCGGCGTCTCGATCGACTCCCAGTTCACCCACCTCGCCTGGAAAAACACCCCGGTCAAGGAAGGCGGCATCGGCCAGGTCGGCTATCCGCTGGTCGCCGACATCAAGCATGACATCTGCCGTGCCTACGATGTTGAACTCGAAGCTGCCGGCGTGGCCTTGCGCGGCTCTTTCCTGATCGACAAGAATGGTGTGGTCATGCACCAGGTTGTAAACATGCTGCCGCTGGGGCGCAACATCGACGAAATGCTGCGCATGGTCGACGCCCTGCAGTTCTTCGAAGAACACGGTGAAGTCTGCCCGGCTGGCTGGAACAAGGGCAAGCCCGGCATGACCGCGACCCCTGAAGGCGTCGCCTCCTACCTGGCCAAGAACGCCAAGAAGCTGTAAGTCGGCCCCATGCTGACAGCCCCGGTCGTTTTTTGCGACCGGGGCTTTTTTATTTAGCCGCACCAAAATGCTGCAAACCGGCTGCAATCCGTTAAAATCCTTCGGATAACAGCAAACGCTTATCCCAAAACCATGGCAGATCAGGAATACCTCAGCACCCGACAGGCCGCACAACGCCTTGGCGTCTCCCTCGGAACCGTTCAGAACATGGTTGAAAGCGGCGCGCTTGAAGCCTGGAAGACGGCCGGCGGCCACCGCCGGATTCCGGTCGCGTCAATTGATGCCGTGCTCGCGCGCCGGCGGGCAGCACTGGGCAAGGACAACAACGGCATGCTCGACCTGCTGATTGCCGAGGATGAGCCGATGTTGCGCACGTTGTATGAATCCACCATCGAAAGCTGGAACCTGCCGATTCGCCTGCGGATGGTCGAAAACGGCTTCGACGGGCTGATCGAGGTCGGCCAGAGAACGCCGGACATTCTGATCGCCGATCTGATGATGCCAGGAATGGATGGCTTCGAAATGATCCGCCGGCTGCGCGAAAAACCCGAACTGGCGCAGATGGACATCATCGTGATCAGCGCGATCGAGCGCCATCTGATTGCTGAAAAAGGGCTGCCCAGCGATGTTACCGTCTTTGGCAAGCCAATTCCGTTTCACGAAATCAAGGGCTTTGTTCTCGGCCGCTTGGCGGCCCAACAACGGACGGTCTGAGCACTCTCAGCCACCGGCAAGCCGGCTCTCCGGCCGCCTCGCCGCGCTCAGCGCGGCGGGAACAAACTGTCAGGCAAGAGCGGTCTGCCCCAACCAGCGGGTTACCCCGGCCGGCGCGGAGGAACCTTCCACAAAGCTGGCAAACTCCCAACAATCCTGGTGCTCAAGCAGGGCCCTGGCCAGCTGGTTGTTGAGCGCATGCCCCCCCTTGTGCGAGGAGTAGGCTGCAAGCAGGGGATGCCCGAGCAAATAGAGGTCGCCGACAGCATCGAGAATCTTGTGCTTGACGAACTCATCGCCATAGCGCAAGCCATCCTGGTTGAGCACCCGGAACTCATCGAGAACGATCGCGTTCTCCAGACCGCCACCGAGCGCCAGCCCATTCTCGCGCAGGAATTCGACCTCCTGCATGAAGCCGAAGGTGCGGGCACGCGACACTTCGCGAACGTATGAATGCTCGGCGAAATCGATTTCAGCCGTCTGCGCCGATTTGTCGATTGCTGGGTGATTGAAAACAATCGAGAAAGCCAGACGATAGCCATCATAAGGCTCGAAGCGCGCCCATTTGTCGCCATCCCGCACCTCGATCGGCTGCGTGACGCGAATGAATTTTTTGGCCGCATTCTGCTCTTCGATACCTGCCGACTGGATCAGGAATACGAAGGGCGCGGCAGAGCCGTCCAGAATGGGAACTTCGGGGGCGTCGAGATCGACCCATGCATTATCAATACCAAGACCGGCAAAAGCCGACATCAGATGCTCGATGGTACCTACCTTGACCCGACCGCCAGCCGCCTCCATTTCAAGACAGGAGCACATGCGGGTATCGCCGACCATCATGGCCTGCGCGGGCAATTCAACCGGCTCCGGCAAATCAACACGGCGGAAGACGATACCGGTATCCGGAGCGGCCGGGCGGAGGGTCATGTTGACCTTGACACCACCGTGCAATCCGACGCCCGAAGCGCGGATCAACGTCTTGAGCGTGCGTTGCTTGAGCATGCCATTGAATTCAGAAAACAGGGGAAGGCGGGGATTGTAGCACAAACCCCCGCCCACCTTTTTCAGAGAGAAGCCGCAGATGCAGGCTCAATCTGCCTGCTTGCGCAGGAAAGCCGGAATGTCGTAGCGATCGACACCGCTGTTGGCCAACGCCTCGACCGTCACGTTACGCTTGCGAACTACTGCCGGCACATCGGCAATCTGGTTGTAATCAATGGCGGGCGCTGCAGCAAAAGCACCGACAGCATCGTGCGTCCCGGTCGCCTGCTGCACCACTGGAGTGTTGATGACCTCAAACGTATGACGACCACGAGTCACCGCAGCAACCTGACCAAGGCCGGTCGCGACCACGGTCACGCGCAGCGAGTCGCCCATCGCTTCGTCGTACACCGCACCGAAAATAATGTGCGCATCTTCCGCTGCAAAGGTACGCACCGTATTCATCACCTCGTTGACTTCCTTCATCTTGAGGTTGCCACGCGCCGCAGTGATATTCACCAGCACGCCACGGGCGCCGGACAGGTTGACCCCCTCCAGCAGCGGCGAAGCAACTGCCTGCTCGGCGGCAATCCGGGCCCGGTCTAGGCCGGAGGAAACGGCAGAGCCCATCATTGCACGCCCCATCTCACCCATCACCGTGCGCACGTCTTCGAAGTCGACGTTCACCAGACCCGGATAGGTAATGATTTCGGCAATGCCGCCAACCGCATTCTTGAGCACATCGTCGGCGGCCTTGAAGCAATCATCGACATCGGCGTCTTCACCCATCACTTCCATCAACTTGTCGTTGAGGATCACGATCAGGGAATCGACATGCTTGGCGAACTCGGCGATCCCGGCCTCGGCCGATTTCATCCGCTTTCCGCCTTCAAAGCTGAACGGTTTGGTCACCACGCCGACGGTCAGGATTCCCATTTCGCGAGCCACTTCGGCCACCACCGGTGCTGCACCAGTCCCGGTGCCGCCGCCCATGCCCGCAGTGATGAACGCCATATGCGCACCGTCCAGAGCAGCACGAATGTCGTTGCGATGCGCTTCGGCGGCTTGCTGACCCTTTTCCGGCTTGGCACCGGCACCCAGCCCGGTTTCGCCCAGCGTCAGCTTGGTTGCCGCCGAATTGCGCCCGAGCGCCTGGGCATCGGTGTTGGCAGCGATGAACTCGACACCATTGACCCCCTGCTGAATCATGTGCTCGATGGCATTGCCGCCGGCACCGCCGACACCGAACACCTTGATGATGGTACCGCTCTCTTCCTTTTCAATGATCTCAAACATGACGACCTCCTCTGAAAAAACTCGAATGGTGCTTCACGCACCTCAAAAATTCTTGGCAAACCACTGTTTCATGCTGGAAAAGACATCGCCGAAGCCCTGCTTTTCCTGAATCTTCAGCCCCCGTTTCCGCTGCGTCTGGGCTTCCAGCAGCAAGCCATACGCTGTCGAGAAACGCGGGTTCTGAACCACATCAGCCAAGCTGGCGTTGTATTTCGGAGCCCCCAGACGCACCGGCATGTGGAAAATTTCTTCACCCAGCTCAACCATTCCCGGCATGATGCTGGCTCCGCCGGTCAGCACGATCCCGGATGACAGCACCTCCTCGAAACCGGAGCGGCGCAACTCGTTCTGGATCAACTCATAGAGCTCTTCGACCCGTGGCTGGATCACGTCGGACAAGGCACGGCGCGACAGCTTGCGGCTGGGCCGGTCATCGACGCCAGCCACATCGAGGTTCTCGCTCATGTCGGCAAGTTGCGACAGCGCACAACCAAACTTGCACTTGATGTCCTCAGCTTCGCGGGTCGGCGTACGCAGAGCCATGGCGATATCGTTGGTGATCTGATCGCCAGCGATCGGGATCACCGAAGTATGGCGGATCGCCCCCTGCGTCCAGATTGCGATATCGGTCGTACCACCGCCAATATCGATCAGACAGACCCCGAGTTCCTTCTCGTCGTCGGACAGCACGGCATAACTGGAAGCCAACGGCTGCAGCACCAGATCATTGACCTCAAGGCCGCAGCGCCGGACGCACTTGACGATGTTCTGGGCCGCCGAAACCGCACCGGTCACGATATGTGTCTTGACCTCGAGGCGCATGCCACTCATCCCGATCGGCTCACGAATGCTGTCCTGGCCGTCGATCACGAATTCCTGCGTCAGGATATGCAGGATCTCCTGGTCCGCCGGCATCGGCATCGCCTTGGCGGTTTCGATGACGCGATCGATATCTGCCTGCGTCACTTCCTTGTCCTTGATCGCAACCATGCCATGCGAGTTGAAACTCTTGATATGGCTGCCGGCAATCCCGGTATACACGTCGCGCACCTTGCAGTCGGCCATCAGCTCGACTTCCTGGATCACCCGGCTGATGGTGTGCACCGTTTCCTCGATATTGACCACCACGCCTTTTTTCAGGCCGCGCGAATCCTGTGACCCCATCCCGATCACATTCAACAAGCCCTCCTGGTTCACCTCGGCAACCAGGGCGACAATCTTCGACGTACCAATGTCGAGACCGACAATCAGATCCTTGTTATCCCTGCTCATATCCCTACTTTCCCTTGCTCTCGGCCGCGACACGCATCGCAAAGCCGTTCGGATAGCGCAAATCCACCACCGTCGGCCGCAGCTGACGCTTGCCTACGGCCTCCGGATAAAACTCGACAAAACGTTGCAAACGAACCCCAATCGGCGACTTGCTCTGCTCGCGCCCCATGTCGAGCAACAAACCGTTCTCCAGCCGCATCTGCCAGGCCAGGCGCGGCGACAAGCTCACCATTACCGGCTTTTCCCCCAGCGGTGCCAAAGCCTCGCTGAATGCCGCGTAGCGCCCCAAGACTTCCGGGGCGGTTCCCGCCGGGCCGTTGAGGGTTGGCAAACTCGCCAGATCCACCTCGACTGGAGCAGCAAGGAACACCTCGCCATGGGTATTGACCAGTTCGCCCTTGCCCTCGCCCCAACGGGCTGCCGGAACATGCTCCTCTACCGCAACTTCCAGGCGTGACGGCCAAATCCTGCGCACCTCGGCCCGCCGCACCCAAGGCAAGGTTTCGAGCATGGCGCGCACCTGCTCCAGATTGAGGCTGAAAAAATTCCCTTTCAGCGCCTGCGGCAGAACCTGCTCGACCTCGGCCCGCCGGGTATGCGCCAACGCCTCGGTGAACACCACCTGCTGCACCGGCATGGCCGGGACCCGCGCCAGCCAGACCGCGACCCCGGCCACCAAGGCAGCGGTCGCAACCAGCACCAGCAGGTCGGCTATCGCGTTGAGCAGTTGTGGCTTGTTCCACATTCATCGCCTCAGTCGTTGGCGGCCAGTTCGAGCACCCGGCGCACCAGCGCCGGATAGTCCATGCCCGCCACGCGAGCCGCCATCGGTACCAGGGAATGATCGGTCATCCCAGGCGCCGTATTGATTTCTAGGAAATAGTGCCGCCCCTCGGTGTCCATCAGAAAATCGACCCGCCCCCAACCGCGTGCTCCAACGACCCGAAATGCGGCCAGCGCCTGCCGGCGAATTTCTGCCTCCTGCTCAGGCGGCAAGCCGCAGGGGCAAAGATAGCGGGTGTCATCGCGGTTATATTTGGCTTCATAGTCGTACCACTCGGTTGCCGGCTCGATTTTGACGATTGGCAAGGCTTCGTCGCCGACGATGCCGACCGTGTACTCCCCCCCCAGAATGCCGCGTTCGGCAATCACCAGCGCATCATGCCGTGAAGCTTCGCGATAGGCCGCCTCGACCCCGCCCGGCTGCTTGACCTTGCTGATGCCGATCGAGGAGCCTTCATGCGCAGGTTTGACAAACAGTGGCAAGCCCAAATGCGTTTCAACTGCAGCAAAATCGCTGTCGGCACTCAAAATTTCGTATTCCGGAACGGGCAACCCGGCAGCCTGCCACAGCAGTTTGGTCCGCCATTTGTCCATCCCCAGCGCGGAGGCCATAACCCCGGAACCGGTGTAAGGGATATGCATGACCTCCAGCGCCCCCTGGATGGTTCCATCTTCACCATGGCGACCATGCAAAGCGACAAATGCCCGGTCATAGCCCTTCAGCGCATCGAGCGGCTGCTCCGCCGGATCAAAGGCATGGGCATCGATTCCTTGTCCACACAAGGCGGCGAGCACCCGCGACCCGCTATTCAGGGACACCTCGCGCTCGGCGGAGGTACCGCCGAAGAGGACCGCGACTTTGCCAAAACCACTCATTTCATTTCTACCAGCTTGCCCGGCACGCCACCAATCGAGCCGGCGCCCATCGTCAGAATCACATCGCCCGCGCGGGCGACATCCAGAATTGTTTGCGGCATGGCCGCAATATCTTCAACAAAGACCGGCTCGACCTTTCCGGCAACACGCAAGGATCGTGCCAAAGCACGGCCATCAGCTGCCACAATCGGCGTTTCGCCAGCAGCATAAATTTCCGCCAACAATAAGGTGTCGACCGTAGACAGCACTTTGACGAAATCTTCGAAGCAATCGCGCGTCCGGCTATACCGGTGCGGCTGGAAAGCCAGCACCAGCCTGCGTCCCGGGAAAGCACCGCGGGCAGCAGCCAAGGTTGCGGCCATTTCAACCGGGTGATGCCCATAATCGTCGATCAAAGTCGCCTTGCCGCCATCGCGGGTGGCAATTTCTCCGTAGCGCTGGAAGCGCCGGCCAACCCCCTTAAATTCGGCCAGCGCCTTGATGATTGCGGCATCGTCAACCTGCACTTCGGTGGCAACGGCAATTGCTGCCAGGGCATTCAGCACATTATGCCGCCCCGGCAAATTCAGCACGATCGGCAACCGCGACACACTGCCGTTGACCCTGACGCAATCGAAGCGCATCCGGCCATCCTCGGCGACCACATTTTCCGCGTAAAAATTGCAGGATGAGGAAAAACCGTAGGTCACGATCTGCTTCGGCACCTGGGGCATGATCGAGCGGACATTGGCATCGTCGCCGCACAATACCGCAACGCCATAAAACGGCAGGCGATTCAGGAAATCGACAAAGGCCCCCTTGAGCCGCTCGAAATCGTGGCCGTAGGTCTCCATGTGATCGGCGTCGATATTGGTCACGACGGAGATTACCGGCGACAGGTAAAGGAAGGAGGCATCTGATTCGTCGGCCTCGGCGACCAGAAAATCGCCGCTACCCAGACGAGCATTGGCGCCCGCTGCATTCAACCGGCCGCCGATGACGAAGGTCGGATCGACGCCGCCTTCGGCGAGGATGCTGGTCACCAGGCTGGTCGTCGTCGTCTTGCCGTGCGTGCCGGCAATGGCGATGCCCTGCTTCAGGCGCATCAACTCGGCCAGCATCTGGGCGCGCGGCACCACCGGAATGTGACGCTCGCGCGCCGCCTGCACTTCCGGGTTATCGGCCTTGACCGCCGTCGAAATCACCACCGCATCGGCTGCTGCGACGTTTTCTGCGGCATGGCCGATCACCACCCGCACGCCCTGGTCCTGCAGCCTCCGGGTGGTGGCACTGGCAG
This genomic window from Dechloromonas sp. ZY10 contains:
- a CDS encoding NuoM family protein, encoding MALDPGGRVLKLLLFLPVVGALLTGAWPGLGSAGRWRLAGVFSAGVLALTVIIAWRYDPAGPVFQFEESQAWNARLGSYFALGVDGIAVALLLLTALLTLVAVLVSRQTARGGRLYYTLLLLLESAIFGVFSARDWSLFYVFWEATLVPLFFLIDRLGGADRQRAALNFFLYTLGGSVFMLVALLFLYDAAPGHSFAMADMAVGGQALEPRVQLLIFAGLCLGFGVKMPVFPVHGWLPLAHVEAPSPVSILLSGILLKMGAYGLIRAAQTLPAGLLAAQQALVILAFGSLLYGGILAWRQQDLKAMVAYSSISHMGVVLLGIASLEVKGLTGAVLQMVAHGLTAALLFLIVGLLYQRQHSRDLADYGSLQGVAPRFVVFIAFGWLAVLGLPGSAGFVAEVHVLLAVLVSHGGWAVVLGLALLIAAAASLRVIGRLCLPGPVQQMADLDRIETFAATLLVLAIIALGVWPAPLLNLIGSSVASLLGGVGG
- a CDS encoding peroxiredoxin, which codes for MAVLVGKQAPDFTATAVYGDNEIKELKLSDFKGKPVVLFFYPLDFTFVCPSELIAFDHRLEEFKQRGVEVIGVSIDSQFTHLAWKNTPVKEGGIGQVGYPLVADIKHDICRAYDVELEAAGVALRGSFLIDKNGVVMHQVVNMLPLGRNIDEMLRMVDALQFFEEHGEVCPAGWNKGKPGMTATPEGVASYLAKNAKKL
- a CDS encoding response regulator is translated as MADQEYLSTRQAAQRLGVSLGTVQNMVESGALEAWKTAGGHRRIPVASIDAVLARRRAALGKDNNGMLDLLIAEDEPMLRTLYESTIESWNLPIRLRMVENGFDGLIEVGQRTPDILIADLMMPGMDGFEMIRRLREKPELAQMDIIVISAIERHLIAEKGLPSDVTVFGKPIPFHEIKGFVLGRLAAQQRTV
- the lpxC gene encoding UDP-3-O-acyl-N-acetylglucosamine deacetylase: MLKQRTLKTLIRASGVGLHGGVKVNMTLRPAAPDTGIVFRRVDLPEPVELPAQAMMVGDTRMCSCLEMEAAGGRVKVGTIEHLMSAFAGLGIDNAWVDLDAPEVPILDGSAAPFVFLIQSAGIEEQNAAKKFIRVTQPIEVRDGDKWARFEPYDGYRLAFSIVFNHPAIDKSAQTAEIDFAEHSYVREVSRARTFGFMQEVEFLRENGLALGGGLENAIVLDEFRVLNQDGLRYGDEFVKHKILDAVGDLYLLGHPLLAAYSSHKGGHALNNQLARALLEHQDCWEFASFVEGSSAPAGVTRWLGQTALA
- the ftsZ gene encoding cell division protein FtsZ → MFEIIEKEESGTIIKVFGVGGAGGNAIEHMIQQGVNGVEFIAANTDAQALGRNSAATKLTLGETGLGAGAKPEKGQQAAEAHRNDIRAALDGAHMAFITAGMGGGTGTGAAPVVAEVAREMGILTVGVVTKPFSFEGGKRMKSAEAGIAEFAKHVDSLIVILNDKLMEVMGEDADVDDCFKAADDVLKNAVGGIAEIITYPGLVNVDFEDVRTVMGEMGRAMMGSAVSSGLDRARIAAEQAVASPLLEGVNLSGARGVLVNITAARGNLKMKEVNEVMNTVRTFAAEDAHIIFGAVYDEAMGDSLRVTVVATGLGQVAAVTRGRHTFEVINTPVVQQATGTHDAVGAFAAAPAIDYNQIADVPAVVRKRNVTVEALANSGVDRYDIPAFLRKQAD
- the ftsA gene encoding cell division protein FtsA gives rise to the protein MSRDNKDLIVGLDIGTSKIVALVAEVNQEGLLNVIGMGSQDSRGLKKGVVVNIEETVHTISRVIQEVELMADCKVRDVYTGIAGSHIKSFNSHGMVAIKDKEVTQADIDRVIETAKAMPMPADQEILHILTQEFVIDGQDSIREPIGMSGMRLEVKTHIVTGAVSAAQNIVKCVRRCGLEVNDLVLQPLASSYAVLSDDEKELGVCLIDIGGGTTDIAIWTQGAIRHTSVIPIAGDQITNDIAMALRTPTREAEDIKCKFGCALSQLADMSENLDVAGVDDRPSRKLSRRALSDVIQPRVEELYELIQNELRRSGFEEVLSSGIVLTGGASIMPGMVELGEEIFHMPVRLGAPKYNASLADVVQNPRFSTAYGLLLEAQTQRKRGLKIQEKQGFGDVFSSMKQWFAKNF
- a CDS encoding cell division protein FtsQ/DivIB, which produces MWNKPQLLNAIADLLVLVATAALVAGVAVWLARVPAMPVQQVVFTEALAHTRRAEVEQVLPQALKGNFFSLNLEQVRAMLETLPWVRRAEVRRIWPSRLEVAVEEHVPAARWGEGKGELVNTHGEVFLAAPVEVDLASLPTLNGPAGTAPEVLGRYAAFSEALAPLGEKPVMVSLSPRLAWQMRLENGLLLDMGREQSKSPIGVRLQRFVEFYPEAVGKRQLRPTVVDLRYPNGFAMRVAAESKGK
- a CDS encoding D-alanine--D-alanine ligase, producing the protein MSGFGKVAVLFGGTSAEREVSLNSGSRVLAALCGQGIDAHAFDPAEQPLDALKGYDRAFVALHGRHGEDGTIQGALEVMHIPYTGSGVMASALGMDKWRTKLLWQAAGLPVPEYEILSADSDFAAVETHLGLPLFVKPAHEGSSIGISKVKQPGGVEAAYREASRHDALVIAERGILGGEYTVGIVGDEALPIVKIEPATEWYDYEAKYNRDDTRYLCPCGLPPEQEAEIRRQALAAFRVVGARGWGRVDFLMDTEGRHYFLEINTAPGMTDHSLVPMAARVAGMDYPALVRRVLELAAND
- the murC gene encoding UDP-N-acetylmuramate--L-alanine ligase, whose translation is MKHKVKNIHFVGVGGSGMSGIAEVLANLGYGVSGSDLAASATTRRLQDQGVRVVIGHAAENVAAADAVVISTAVKADNPEVQAARERHIPVVPRAQMLAELMRLKQGIAIAGTHGKTTTTSLVTSILAEGGVDPTFVIGGRLNAAGANARLGSGDFLVAEADESDASFLYLSPVISVVTNIDADHMETYGHDFERLKGAFVDFLNRLPFYGVAVLCGDDANVRSIMPQVPKQIVTYGFSSSCNFYAENVVAEDGRMRFDCVRVNGSVSRLPIVLNLPGRHNVLNALAAIAVATEVQVDDAAIIKALAEFKGVGRRFQRYGEIATRDGGKATLIDDYGHHPVEMAATLAAARGAFPGRRLVLAFQPHRYSRTRDCFEDFVKVLSTVDTLLLAEIYAAGETPIVAADGRALARSLRVAGKVEPVFVEDIAAMPQTILDVARAGDVILTMGAGSIGGVPGKLVEMK